The proteins below are encoded in one region of Toxoplasma gondii ME49 chromosome IV, whole genome shotgun sequence:
- a CDS encoding kinesin motor domain-containing protein (encoded by transcript TGME49_319710), which translates to MAENIKVAVRIRPPSSFPSLAGLFYSEELDLNSGERRLQLSGPLSVEETNGGRAAAVHMQNKLGSRSEFVFDVLFDSSQKSARRRRSPGQTRESSDAEAPCTFSGLEENSQEAVFERTAKPLCDAILDGFNATLLAYGQTGSGKTYTIVGPPDGGRERREERGVLPRALNYLFSKLPTQDGESGSREGTPSRPDSSILSWSMQVQFVEIYQEQIFDLLALSPAPERAPADRLGAPSSFSGQPSTPFAASAPPSVPQPVKDSGTAASPRQRTEETSGADSVPGGALRVRFDPAKQTTYVAGARRLPVFDEAQALQIFAQGVKNRRTAETRLNLSSSRSHAVFSIFLQLEKKEQTSPGDEGAESRGKAMRRKTAAQLHVVDLAGSERQKDTLASGDRLREAGKINYSLSVLSHVIRELVEQGEGEQAPATPPGCGAKAARVSSSHIPYRDSKLTFLLMDALGGTSKAALIATLSPSLAHLGETISTLTFASLSKKIKNKAKANEVKIWDKASVEEMLRDRERQVEEVKRLRALLLQTKGVTEPASLNLERLSSSEFLSLMENSGPPHSKAEAEEREAHAERRKTHAELQQRVALLEAALVQAAEVHRRDQVDAQKHVDSLQLRIEYYEDFLRNLQRQRSRDVELQTRSPGALESPLSPASEETERLRVELQQREAEAARLRACVSDLQEKERPLVALLILLQKHLKYREGMDRLAALRDEEEELLDSRDDDAAFYCRQQLLVELLEGMVNAKSETVEEKNAAHAERPTEASTTGTGLNGGEEREGENTWRSASEEQATPDSVSTISDAAQGQLPTKREDAAVALPVEDAWEKRIASFAQAACDLVRHVRDNLPESVSVPNFPTSLEEGWPEHSAAIADRQVRVEEITAQVHALEAVFDALLARGAEIPSNSPPGGNGTRDSSFVCPTGEKTAEAHALAPPAVAPSRCFSSPADCPSDDGSLAERRGPGTAGESQMLRDLYEEEKRASQALRQQVRWLQRTCRRLENHSECRLFSQKNSETPGEATEAAQVLQEYRERVAELEEQVQLLAQRLEEKRNASYEGAGVRFSSRPSAASSVGSAISSASPPPVPLADCTSKASPPSFPFTLPLVTVFDGKATFRGNFAMVVSLLEKGSTGGEQPGSLACLSVLQHVDDGRSSAVSLLSFLQKCGDEGDVQTLLSSGRAKALIHRLPLSQVKRVSRVLEYGKKKNRGRKQEEGREGDATAGPDSADSTPGAESVPRNDGRTGEEHELAFSSYVYRVYFKLPIGVWGSPDVKTKWVTVAVDERALLRHRVTSPEACDKLLLSVLKGSTATRKSS; encoded by the exons ATGGCGGAGAACATCAAGGTGGCGGTGCGGATTCGGCCGCCGTCGTCGTTTCCCTCTCTAGCGGGACTGTTCTACTCGGAGGAACTCGACCTGAACTCTGGAGAGCGCCGCTTGCAGCTCTCAGGTCCTCTGAgcgtggaggagacgaatGGCGGACGCGCTGCGGCTGTCCACATGCAGAACAAGCTGGGAAGTAGATCTGAATTCGTTTTCGACGTCCTCTTCGACTCTTCGCAGAAGAGCgcgcggagacgaagatcCCCCGGCCAGACTCGCGAGTCgtcagacgcagaggcgcccTGCACGTTCTCGGGACTCGAGGAAAACTCCCAGGAAGCGGTTTTCGAGCGCACTGCGAAGCCGCTGTGTGATGCAATTCTGGACGGATTCAACGCTACGCTTCTCGCCTACGGACAAACAG GCAGTGGTAAAACGTACACGATCGTCGGTCCGCCAGATGGAGGCCgggagcgcagagaagagcgcggcGTCTTGCCTCGA gCGCTGAACTACTTGTTTTCGAAGTTGCCGACGCAGGACGGCGAGAGCGGGTCGCGAGAGGGGACTCCGTCGCGTCCTGATTCTTCGATTCTGTCCTGGTCGATGCAGGTGCAGTTCGTGGAGATTTACCAAGAGCAGATCTTCGACTTGCTCGCGCTCTCGCCAGCTCCCGAGCGAGCACCTGCTGACAGGCTCGGCGCGCcgagttctttctctggaCAGCCGTCGACGCCTTTTGCGGCTTCTGCGCCACCGTCGGTGCCTCAGCCGGTCAAGGACAGCGGGACCGCTGCCTCACCGCGACAGAGAACTGAAGAAACGAGTGGAGCAGACAGCGTTCCCGGAGGCGCCCTCAGAGTTCGCTTCGACCCGGCCAAGCAGACGACGTACGTAGCGGGGGCGAGGCGGCTTCCGGTGTTCGACGAAGCGCAGGCTCTGCAGATCTTTGCGCAGGGTGTGAAGAACCGGCGcaccgcagagacgcgactGAATTTGTCGAGTTCGCGCTCGCATGCGGTCTTCTCGATTTTCCTGCaactggaaaagaaggagcagacgaGTCCAGGCGACGAGGGAGCAGAGAGTCGAGGCAAAGCGATGCGCAGGAAAACCGCTGCCCAACTCCACGTCGTCGACCTCgcgggaagcgagagacagaaagacactCTCGCCTCCGGAGACAG GTTGCGAGAAGCGGGGAAGATTAATTACTCCTTGTCGGTATTGTCTCATGTGATTCGCGAGTTGGTGGagcagggagaaggcgagcaggCGCCGGCGACTCCGCCTGGTTGCGGCGCGAAGGCTGCccgcgtgtcttcttcgcacaTTCCTTACCGCGACAGCAAACTGACTTTTCTCTTGATGGACGCTCTTGGAGGCACCAGCAAGGCTGCGTTGATTGCGAcgctctcgccgtctcttgCACACTTGGGCGAGACCATCAGTACCTTGACGTTTGCATCCCTCAGCAAGAAAATCAAGAACAAAGCCAAGGCGAACGAGGTGAAAATTTGGGACAAAG CTTCGGTTGAGGAGATGCTTCGCGACCGAGAGCGACAAGTGGAGGAAGTCAAACGCCTGCGCGCGCTGCTCCTCCAGACGAAGGGCGTGACCGAGCCGGCGTCTCTGAATCTcgagcgtctctcctcctccgagtttctttctctgatGGAAAACTCGGGACCTCCGCACTCGAaggcagaggcggaagaacGGGAAGCCCATgcagaacgcagaaaaacgcatgcagaactcCAGCAACGGGTGGCGCTCCTCGAAGCCGCTCTCGTCCAAGCTGCAGAAGTCCATAGACGCGACCAAGTCGATGCACAGAAACATGTCGACTCACTGCAACTCAGAATCGAGTACTACGAGGACTTCCTT CGCAATCTTCAGCGACAGCGTTCGCGGGATGTGGAGCTTCAGACGCGTTCTCCGGGGGCTCTGgagtctcctctgtctcctgcatctgaggagacagagcgtcTGCGTGTGGAGCTTCAGCAGCGAGAAGCGGAGGCGGCGcgtctgcgtgcatgcgtctcggatttgcaggagaaggagagacctCTCGTTGCGTTGTTGATTCTTCTACAGAAGCACCTGAAGTACCGCGAGGGGATGGATCGTCTGGCCGCTCtgcgagacgaggaagaagagctcCTCGACAGCCGGGATGACGACGCTGCGTTCTATTGCAGACAGCAGCTTCTCGTGGAACTTCTGGAAGGCATGGTGAacgcgaagagcgagaccgtcgaagagaagaacgcagcgcatgcagagagaccgaCGGAGGCGAGTACAACGGGGACCGGCCTCAacggaggcgaggagcgagaaggagagaacactTGGAGGAGCGCGAGCGAGGAACAAGCCACCCCGGACTCTGTGTCGACGATCTCAGACGCGGCGCAAGGACAACTtccgacaaagagagaagacgcggctGTCGCCTTGCCTGTGGAGGACGCCTGGGAAAAACGCATCGCCAGCTTTGCTCAGGCAGCTTGTGACCTCGTTCGCCATGTTCGCGACAACCTTCCGGAGTCCGTTTCAGTGCCTAACTTTCCAACATCTCTCGAAGAAGGCTGGCCTGAGCACAGCGCCGCGATAGCAGACCGACAAGTCCGAGTTGAGGAGATCACCGCGCAA gtgcatgcgcttgaGGCGGTCTTTGACGCCTTGTTGGCCCGCGGTGCGGAGATCCCTTCCAACAGTCCTCCCGGAGGCAACGGAACGCGAGACTCGTCGTTCGTCTGTCCGACCGGCGAGAAAACGGCtgaggcgcatgcactggcacCGCCGGCAGTGGCGCcgtctcgctgcttctcctcgcctgcagACTGTCCCTCAGACGACGGTTCTTTAGCAGAGCGCAGGGGACCTGGCACTGCGGGAGAAAGTCAGATGCTCCGGGATCTGtacgaagaggagaagcgcgcaAGTCAGGCTCTGCGCCAGCAAGTTCGCTGGCTTCAACGCACTTGCAGGAGACTGGAGAACCACAGCGAGTGTCGGCTCTTTTCGCAGAAGAACAGCGAGACTCccggagaggcgacagaggccgCGCAAGTCCTCCAGGAGTACCGTGAGCGCGTCGCGGAACTCGAGGAACAAGTCCAGCTCCTCGCGCAGAGactcgaagagaagagaaacgcgtcttACGAAGGCGCAGGcgtccgcttctcctccagACCGAGCGCCGCCAGTTCCGTCGGCAGTGCC ATCTCGTCGGCCAGTCCGCCTCCAGTGCCGCTTGCAGATTGCACAAGCAAAGCGTCCCCGCCCTCCTTCCCATTCACGCTTCCGCTTGTGACGGTGTTTGACGGCAAAGCGACTTTTCGAGGCAACTTTGCCATGGTTGTGTCTTTGCTCGAGAAAGGATCTACGGGCGGAGAGCAGCCGGGGTCGCTCGCTTGCTTGAGCGTTCTGCAACACGTGGACGACGGCCGGTCGTCGGCAGTGAGTCTGTTGTCCTTTTTGCAAAAAtgtggagacgaaggcgacgtTCAGACGCTTCTGTCGAGCGGGAGAGCGAAGGCTCTGATTCACCGCCTGCCGCTGTCTCAGGTGAAACGCGTAAGTCGCGTCCTCGAGtacgggaagaagaagaaccggGGACGCAAACAAGAAGAAGGTCGCGAGGGGGATGCGACGGCCGGTCCTGACTCGGCGGACTCTACACCCGGCGCAGAGTCGGTTCCGCGAAACGACGggaggacgggagaagagcaCGAACTGGCCTTCTCTTCCTACGTCTACCGCGTCTACTTCAAGCTGCCGATTGGCGTCTGGGGCAGTCCAGATGTGAAGACCAAATGGGTGACTGTCGCCGTCGACGAACGAGCTCTGCTGAGGCACCGGGTCACTTCCCCCGAAGCCTGTGACAAGCTGCTGCTCTCTGTGCTCAAGGGGAGTACCGCGACGCGCAAGTCTTCTTGA